The following coding sequences are from one Paenibacillus sp. FSL R5-0912 window:
- a CDS encoding PadR family transcriptional regulator has protein sequence MSMKLLILGLLLERDMHPYEITLVMKERTMDQIIKLQMGSLYYAVDKLAEGGHIEAVEVIHSADRPDKTIYRITDKGKELMEQLILQQIKKNDPLYHPLYMALALSRYIDQEKVEKLLEERIREAEHQVNFAYQVYEEHISVVPRSALHLMYGRYEHSLTELKWLKRLYEDVAARRLSDKGSPIIP, from the coding sequence ATGTCCATGAAGCTGCTGATTCTGGGGCTGCTGCTGGAACGGGATATGCATCCTTATGAAATTACACTCGTCATGAAGGAACGCACGATGGACCAGATCATTAAGCTGCAGATGGGCTCCTTGTATTATGCTGTCGACAAGCTGGCAGAGGGCGGGCATATTGAAGCTGTAGAGGTCATCCACAGCGCAGACCGGCCGGATAAAACGATCTACCGGATTACGGATAAAGGCAAGGAATTAATGGAACAGCTCATTCTGCAGCAGATCAAGAAGAACGATCCCCTGTATCATCCGCTGTACATGGCCTTGGCACTCTCGCGCTATATTGACCAGGAGAAGGTAGAGAAGCTGCTGGAGGAACGCATCCGCGAAGCGGAGCACCAGGTTAACTTCGCCTACCAGGTATACGAGGAGCATATCTCCGTTGTGCCCCGCTCGGCGCTGCATCTGATGTACGGCCGGTATGAGCATAGCCTGACAGAGCTGAAATGGCTGAAGCGGCTCTATGAGGATGTGGCCGCCCGCAGGCTGAGTGACAAAGGCAGCCCGATCATTCCGTAA
- a CDS encoding MDR family MFS transporter, with translation MHTKESNLKLVVAGLLLGILMSAMDNTIVASAMGTIVSDLGGLDKIVWVTSAYMVMVMAGTPIFGKLSDMYGRKRFFIFGLIVFLIGSALCGTAASITQLSIYRAIQGIGGGALMPIAFTIVFDIFPPQKRGKLTGLFGAVFGISSVIGPLLGAYITDYVGWNWIFYINVPIGIVSFFLIMTSYKESVSHAKQRIDWGGAFTLVAGIICLMFALELGGNQYAWDSATILGLFAGFTVFLIAFIFIEQNAAEPVISFNMFRGRLFATSSLLGLFYGSAFIVATVYIPIYVQGVYGGSATNSGLILMPMMIGTVIGSQSGGLLTTKTSFRNIMLLSAVCFVAGIFSLSTLTPDTSRLLLNAFMALTGFGVGFSFSVLSMSSIHHFDMRQRGSATSTSTFLRSLGMTLGITIFGIIQRNSFTSELSTAFGDGGQASSFGDPRSALTPEARAQIPAPVLEKITNSLSTSIAHTFMWAIVPAVLAVVFVLLMPRDRLSIQPKESQPAPASGQR, from the coding sequence ATGCATACTAAAGAAAGCAATCTTAAGCTCGTCGTTGCCGGCCTGCTGCTCGGTATCCTGATGTCTGCCATGGATAATACGATTGTGGCCTCAGCTATGGGCACCATCGTCTCCGATCTCGGGGGACTTGATAAAATCGTCTGGGTAACCTCTGCTTATATGGTCATGGTTATGGCCGGAACCCCCATCTTCGGCAAATTGTCCGATATGTACGGGCGCAAGCGCTTCTTCATCTTCGGACTCATCGTGTTCCTGATCGGCTCCGCCCTGTGCGGAACGGCGGCCAGCATCACACAGCTCAGTATCTACCGGGCGATCCAAGGGATTGGCGGCGGTGCGCTGATGCCGATCGCCTTCACGATTGTATTTGATATTTTCCCGCCGCAAAAAAGAGGCAAGCTCACCGGATTATTCGGTGCTGTCTTCGGGATCTCGAGCGTAATCGGCCCTCTGCTGGGCGCTTATATCACTGATTACGTCGGCTGGAACTGGATTTTCTATATTAATGTGCCGATTGGTATCGTCTCCTTCTTCCTGATTATGACGTCCTACAAGGAATCCGTCTCCCATGCGAAACAGCGGATTGACTGGGGCGGCGCCTTCACATTGGTGGCAGGAATTATCTGCCTGATGTTCGCGCTTGAGCTTGGCGGCAACCAGTATGCCTGGGATTCAGCAACGATTCTCGGACTGTTCGCCGGCTTCACCGTATTCCTGATTGCCTTCATCTTCATTGAGCAGAATGCGGCAGAGCCGGTCATCTCGTTCAACATGTTCCGGGGGCGCCTGTTTGCCACCAGCAGTCTGCTCGGCTTGTTCTACGGCTCGGCGTTTATCGTAGCTACGGTATACATTCCGATCTATGTCCAGGGGGTATACGGCGGCTCCGCCACCAACTCCGGACTGATCCTGATGCCGATGATGATTGGTACGGTAATCGGCAGCCAGTCCGGCGGTCTGCTCACCACCAAGACGAGCTTCCGCAACATCATGCTGCTGTCCGCAGTGTGTTTCGTTGCCGGGATCTTCTCACTCAGCACATTGACACCGGATACTTCCCGTCTGCTGCTGAATGCGTTCATGGCGCTGACCGGCTTCGGGGTAGGGTTCTCCTTCTCCGTACTCAGCATGTCATCCATTCACCATTTCGATATGCGCCAGCGCGGCTCAGCTACCTCCACCAGCACCTTCCTGCGCTCGCTCGGGATGACGCTGGGGATTACCATCTTCGGTATTATCCAGCGCAACAGCTTCACTTCGGAGCTTAGTACGGCCTTCGGAGACGGCGGCCAGGCCTCTTCCTTCGGAGATCCGCGTTCTGCGCTGACCCCTGAGGCCCGTGCACAGATTCCGGCACCGGTGCTGGAGAAGATCACAAATTCACTGTCTACCTCGATCGCACATACCTTCATGTGGGCTATCGTGCCAGCGGTGCTTGCCGTTGTCTTTGTTCTGCTGATGCCTAGAGACCGCCTGAGCATTCAGCCTAAGGAATCCCAACCTGCTCCAGCTTCCGGGCAGAGGTAA